The Podarcis raffonei isolate rPodRaf1 chromosome 18, rPodRaf1.pri, whole genome shotgun sequence genome includes the window tacaatttgttaatgtgaaatgattgtatggaaaaattaataaaatatatttaaaaaaaaaaaaaaagaaatttgagacGCTAATGTCCGCCACTGTTAACCCTGTCTCTGTTCTTCCATTCaaacttttcctttttccctcCTTTGCAGAGGATGACGGACAAATGTTTCCGAAAGTGCATTGGGAAGCCCGGGAGCTCCCTCGACAACTCCGAGCAGGTGAGGCTAGCCGCccgtcttcccttccttccttccttccttccagccttccttccttccctctttttccttccttctttccctccctccctccctttttcttttcttttccttcccccttccctcttccctccctttcttttttccttctttttctttctcttctgcctcccttccctccttctcccttctctttatttcttccttccctctcttccctccctttctgctttttccttccttctttttctttctcttctccttccttctctccctccctccctttttttccttcctccttcctccctccctcccttcccttctctctctcttccccatttctttctttcatatacCACccccctatacccaggggtctcagggcggttcacagaataaaatcaagatctCAAACCGCAAGATTTgtaattaaattaaaaacagcaacccaatagcccccccccattaCTCAGCTGGTGGGCTGGAGgcttccccccccagcccccagtgaTGGAGACTTGCAGCCTTCTCCTCTTTCCTGACCAccctctccttttcctctcccttcTCAGAAATGCGTCGCGATGTGCATGGACCGCTATATGGATGCCTGGAACACCGTCTCGAGGGCCTACAACTCCCGGCTGCAGAGGGAGAGAGCCAACATGTGATGGGGGGCagtggggctgctgaggagcCCCACCATGGACTTGGCCGAGGGACCTATCCTGGCCTCCCAGCAAGGTGGTTTAATTAGGGCGGGCAGGATTTTGGTCCGGGTGGCAGGAAATAAAATGACAGACCTGTGGCACCGCCTCCTGGCAGTCTTCGTTTTTGTGCCCTGGCAAGGTCTAGGCGCTCGGCAGAATGTCAGGATCCCAGGGGTCACCTAATtgaaaagcagtttaaaatatcTGGACCAGGGGACTAGGTttccgagcgcaattcaaagtgttggtgctgaccttaaaagccctaaacggccttggccaagtagacctgaaggagcgtctccaccccggacaccggggtccatctcttgagggccttctggcagttccctccctgcgagaagtgattttgcagggaaacaggcagagggccttcttagtggtggcaccctcccgtcagatttcaaggagataaacaactgtctgacttttagaagacacctgaaggcatccctgtttagggaagtttttaatgtttggttttttaaatagtcTGCTGGAAGTCGCTCAGAGTGGctgcgaaacccagccagatgggcagggcattaataataataataataataataataataataataataataataaagttgggCAGAGGAATCCATCTTCCCAGACCTTCCCAGATAGCAATTGGAGCCCCACTGAAGGCAACCAGAGGTTTGCCAGATGTTCCCCGTCACAAACTCAAGTAGCATCTCACACAAGCTTTTGTTTTCTCTAAAAAAATAGATTTATTCATTTGTGTATCGAGGCATTGTGCAACTTCTATCACAGGAGTGTCTAGAATCATCGCCAAGAGCACACCAGGAGCAGATTTCAGGTGCCTTTTTTTCCGTGTCTGTGAAAGGAATCGGTGAGCTTCGTGGCCCCCACAAAGCGACGCgaggaaaggggtgggtgtgttAAAATCTGCtaccaaaaataaaacaaaatcagtgCTTTTAAGCCGGCTGCGTGATCCAGCCTGATAGAAATGTCTTAGGGGGCTCcaacggcacccctgaccattcgtAGATTTGGGGATTCAGCAGGAAATCATTGAGAGTTATTCTGACTTTTTTTTTCTACTAGTCTTGATACAGTTATCCAAAACACATCCCagagacagaaaaagagagatagatagagagaaaCCCATTAGGAAACTTCCCGTGTCTTGATTTCTTGATCCGCATGCTTTCTCCCCAAAgcaaccccctccccacaccGCAAACAGGCGGTGCGTTTTCCGTCTGGCAGGCGCGACGGGAGGGGGAAACGGCGTTTCCTCCGGCGCGGGAGAGTCCGTCGTGGAAAGAAGCCCCTTCCTCGGTTCCGTTCCAGCAAATGCAGTGGGTTGCGTTGGTGGGGTCAGAGCCAGACAGGGAGAACGGAAGAAGGAGCCTCTTGCAAGCAGGCACGGCCCAGGAAGCTTGAGCAGAGGCTCGCAGTAAGGCTGCCCCACCTCAGAGGAGGGTGCATCGGAAAAAGCTGGTTTTCTTCTGTAGCTCGGGGGTGATCTTCACCCCCTGGCTGCTGCCTTGAGGGCTGTTGCCTTCCTGTGAATGCAAAAGGACCACGGGAGGGTTATTCAGGTGGGCTTTGGTTTCAACCTGTTTCCCCCCCTCCGCTGCAAACTCAGCTGGACCTGCAGGTCAAACTCTGGCCTGGGGAGGGAGCAGGGCAATGGCGCCCAGCAGACCCGGGCTCTGTGCTCCTAGCAACTCCAAAGGCCGCGACCTCAAAGCTCATTTTGCTCCCTCCCCTCCTGCCGCAttatataacttttttaaaaatagtatgtTTATTACGCGtccattttatatatttaaatacatcCTCATTTTACTTTTGGGCTCTATGCTCCTAGCAACTCCAAAGGCCTCAACCTCAAAGTTCATttcgccccctcccctcctgccgcattatagaattattttaaaaaataatatttttattacacttccattttaaatatttaaatacatcctTATTTTCCATTTTACTTTTTGTTTGTATGAGCTTAGCGACTTCCCTCCCACCCAGCTCATGGCTTTCCCAGTTCAATTTTTACACCAAAGCAATTATACATTTTCCTTTTCACTCATTCAACCTATCTACATTTTTTACAAAAAGGCATTAACCATTATCATCACAAGCCGCCTTACAACCCTGCTGGCATTGTTAACTGTTTACGGTAGTGCATTATAAAACCCTTTGCCACCTGTCCTCCTCAACCCAACTAGTTTCTTATACAACACTGAACAAGTTAATACTCTTTCATGTATTTGATGGtttgtgcgcgcgcacacacacacacagttctcaaacgccttggtactcaaacaacttggaacccaagcaCCCCAAACCCCTTTTTTGTTAttgtgggagtagatcgcagtctcttgagagttggacatgcctggtttagcGGTTAAGAGTGCCGtactaggacatgggagaccagcgCTGAAATCTCCCACTCGACCCTGAAGCAGACTTGGACCAATCAATTCCCCTCAGCCTAACCAGCACCAGACAGttgttgggattaaatgaggaaggggagccttgagctccttgcagaaggAGAGATATAAACGCAACAAATAAACCTACGTTCTAGCCAAGGCGACTCACCAGTTTCTTGTCCATTTTCGCCTTGATGTCTCTGGCGAGAGTGAAAAACGCCTGAAATTTAAAACGGGGaaatagaaaaaatatatatataaatgtgaaAATGATCGGACGAGGCCTGCCTCTGGAGAGCCGTAGCTCACGCTGCTCTCCTGGCGCTCACGCCAAAATGCAAAGCCAAAGACTCGAGGGAGGTTAGGCGGAGGGGGCAATTGGCTCTTTGGTGTCCCCAAATGGCCCTTGTGACCTGTCACAACACACCACCGATTGTTGCACAATGTCCCCCGTCATCTGCAAGAGAAGCAGCAGCGGGCCAGACATCTGCAAATTAGGATTGTAGACCAGGAGAGGGAGAAATGCTTGGGCTTGGCAGCTGTTTTTGCAGCGGGTCACCCGTTTTGCAGATTTGCTGCCATGCTGATCAGGATTGGAAGGGCTTGTGCTTAAGAGATTCTGCCTGGGGGACCTGGCCCCAGGCGTCCTTTCACCCTTCGGACCGGACAAAAAGGTTTCCGGGAAAGAGGTTCAGGAAGGCAGGGCTGCCACTCACGTTCTCTATGTTGATGTTTGCCTTGGCGCTGGTTTCCATGAACTTGATGCCGAAGCTGCTGGCCAGCTGAACGAGAAAAAAAATGGGGAGAGGTCTCTGGTCAGTTACACAGGTGGGCCCTGAACACAGGGACCAGCATCTTCCTTGAGAAACACAGTTCTAAAAAAAATTCCATTCCTGACTCCAATATACAGTGAGGGAAAAAGTATTTGattcccctgctaaatttgcccgtttgccctctgatgaaAGAAATGatcagtccataattttaatggtaggtttattgtagctgtgagagacagaataaacTTGGGTCTCAACTTCTTTGGGACAACAATTTGGCCAGTagacctaaaggagcatctccaccccggggtccctctcccgagggccttctggcggttccctccctgcgagaagtgaggttacagggaaccaagcagagggccttctcagtggtggtgcctgccctgtggaatgccctcccttcagatgtcaaggcaataaacaactatatgacttttgaAGGCagattccctgtttagggaagttttgatcttttattttttaatattctgttgggagctgcccagagtggctggggaaacccagccagatggacggggtataaaaaataaataataataataataataataataataataataataataataataattcctgttcTGATGCCTCAATGAAACGGTGTTTCCTTGTCTCTCTCTGTTCTGCTTGTCAGCTCCCTCGACACCCCCCCTTGCCTTTCCGGTGACACACGACCGGCTAATCTCTGGACGCCAGAAACTTCCCTCACCTTCTCTCCTTGCTCTCGGGAGACCTGGCGCTTGTGGTTCATGTCGCACTTGTTTCCGAGGATCATTTTTTCCACATCTGGAGACGcatgctgcgggggggggggggggagagcgcagTGGTGAGAAAAAAGAGACACGGCCTGGTGGGCACCCAGAGCTGGTGGCTGAGATGCCGACACAGCGCTTCTCCTCCCGCTCTGTCGGAGGGAAAAGGCCTTTCACAGGCCCCCTCCTAGCCGATGAAACTTTCACTGCACTTCAAACgcttgcaaaaaaaccccacagtgcCATGCCGCTCATTCGGAACAAAGCAGAAGCGTTCCGTGTTAGTTGCAGAACTGGGCGACGGCAGAGCAGGGACCGTGGCAAGCGCCGCCGCAAGATGCGTTCCCCGGAGGGGTTTGCCAGCCGGGACGAGCGAGCAGAAGGGCTGGCTCACCGTTCAATACCTTCTAGAGGGCAATGGTCCTCTCCCACAGCGGATCCTGCAAGAAACCGCACCTCTGAGAAGCAGACTTTATGGAGCAACAAGAGGAGCCTCCTGTGAGCGTCCGAGAACAGAAGTAGCCCATTTCAAATGCTCCTTCCCCCCAAAACCCGAAGCCTTCCTGCTAGGAATTATGGGAAATGAAATCCCCCAAAAGTTCTGGAGAGTCTTTATGTATGTTACAGTGCTGCCAGATTTCTAGTCGCAAAAGGCTGGGAGGGAGAGGATATCCCATCTAAGGcgtcaggcaaaaatgttcctttttaaccaagtcTTTGGTTGACCTGGTCAAcatccattttaaaatgtggctcttttttggggggggtgtattattgggttattgcttttattttgattttttattttgtgatcttttttgtgaaccgccctgagacctctgggtatagggcggtatattaattcaataaaataacagcaacagcagagaGAGGCTTCTTTCTACCTCTGGTCTTGACTGACATTGTTCCCACCCAGCTTTCGTGTCCACGGATATACACCACGACTTCCACAAAAGCAACTCTCTTCTGCGGCAGCTTCTGtggctggtattcagaaacagacAGCCTCCGACCACAGAGACAGAGCAGCGGGAGAACATACCTCTTCAATGTTTCTGACCCAGTTCCGAATGTTTTCAAACGACTTCTCGTTGGTGATGTCGTACACCAGCATAATGCCCTAAAGAGCAGAAACGGGGAGagggtgcatcttatggtcaggtgcatttATGGGGTATAAATATGGTATATAAAAAAGAGGTCAGCAATGACCCGAGTCAAAAGGAGACCAGCACTGAGTCAAAGGGAGAAGgagcgtccccacccccattgttcagcctggacactgagatccagctctgagtgccttctgacggttccctcattgcgagaagtgaggttgcagggaaccagacagagggccttcttggtagtggtgcccaccctgtggaacatgtgaaggaaataagtagctatcctatctttaaaagacatctgaaggcagccctgtttagggaagtttttaatatttaatgctgtattgtttttaacacttgattgggagctgcccagagtggctggggaaactcagccagatgggcggggtataaataataaattattattattattattacccaccaTGGCTCCTCTGTAGTAAGCTGTCGTGATCGTCCGGAAGCGTTCCTGCCCAGCAGTGTCCCTGGAGGAAAGGCACAAGAAGAGAAATGACGACAACAGCTAGGCAGGGCCCCCGCCGCCTTGCCCTCAAGTTACGTGGGCCAAGAAGCTCTAGCGTGCCGGGAGAAGGCCCAGGAGGTTagggtgctgctgctggtgccgcgCCATTTTGGGATGTTCTGCGTTCTTCCTGCCACGGCAGCAGCATAAGCTGTGCCACTGCTCTACCACTGCAGTGGCCTTGTCAGGGATCGTCCATAGGCTTGCCACCAGTGTCAGGGGCACTGCCCCTTCCTTGTAGGAGTCTCAGGGACTCGCCCCACCCTTTCTTAACAAACTGGAAAGGATAACTTCCTGGGCTGCCTTACCAGATCTGCAGCTTAATCTTCTTGCCATCGAGCTCTATTGTCCGGATCTTGAAATCGATTCCTGCACAGAGAAGACCGCCCGCCAGTTAACAGGTGGCACTTGACAGCTGACAATTATTGAcagctgaccattaggtccagtcatggccgactctggggttgcggcgctcatctcgctttactggccgagggagccggtgtacagcttccgggtcatgtggccagcaggactaagccgcttctggcaaaccagagcagcacacggaaacgccgtttacctttatctattgatctacttgcactttgaggtgcttttgaactgctaggttggcaggagcagggaccgagcaacgggagctcaccccgtcattgcagggattcgaaccgccaaccttctgatcggcaagtcctaggctctgtggtttaacccacagcgccacatattAAGCTCTCTGTCTCCTTTTTTCCTGCCCCCTGGAACTCTGTTTATTTTCCTCCCGTCTTTCCCCGCAAGGTGCTTCCACCCGGAGGAGGGGAAGCCAAGGTGGGGTTTCAGCCCCAGAGGTGTTTCCTGCACTGTCAGCtgcaggctattattattatggggtgTCAACTGCATTATTATTCTTTCGGGGGGGGGTGTCAGCtgcaggttattattatttttagggaGGTGTCAGCTGCATTATTCTTTTGGGGGGTGTCAGctggagcctccccccccccgaaataagcCCTGGCGGGGGTTCCCTTCCGGGTCCTCCCCCCAACCCCGCGAGGTCGGCCTGCCATCTCCGGGGGGAGGGGGCGCTCCGCGGTTGCCATGGCGACGGAGAGGGGGCAGGGGCGGGCGCACCGATGGTGGAGATGAAGGTGGCGTTGAAGGCGTCCTCGCTGAAGCGGAAGAGCGCGCACGTCTTCCCCACCCCGGAGTCGCCGATCAGCAGCAGCTTGAAGAGGTAGTCGTAGGTCTTCGCCATGTTCCTCAGGCCGGGAAGCGGCGGCCGCGGGTGGCGATAGGCCCGCCGGGGTGCCCGTCCGCGGGGCGGGGAGGCTCCCATTGGAGGAGGCCGGCGGAACTCCCGCCTCTCGCCGAGGCCCGGGGATCCCATTGGTGCCACGTCAGCAACGTCCGTTGAAGGCGACGTCATGACGCGCGCgccgagagagagggagagcgccTCTCTAATATCTACGTCATGACGCGCGCGCCGAAAGAGAGAGGGTCGCTCTAGCCGTACGTCACGACCCGCGCGCTGGAAGAGAGCGCCGCTCTAGCCCGCGCGCGTCGTTGGTGCGGCCTCTCCGGCTCCGAAGCGGGGAAGCGGCGCCTGCGAGCTCGCCGaggccgctgctgccgccgcccgggAGGGGTCGCCTGTggacctccccgcccccccgaGCGCCTCGCCATGTCCGCCAGCGCCGTCTACGTGCTGGACCTCAaggggaaggtgagcctccctgggcagGAGCAGTCTAGCCGCCTCCGCCTGAcaggaaaaagaggggggaggggccGGGGGGGTCCCTTGGGGGGGGCCTTCAGTAGGCCTTCCGCCTCCATCCCCCCCCACGgctcctcccccccgccccccccaagggAGGTGCAGAGGGAAAGGGAATGGAGCCTCTCTAGCCAGAAGCAGCCCACCTGGCCAGGactcggaaggcagccctgtcacGTCTGAAAGGCTTGGCGTTTGGTTACTTTTTTTGTATATacataagccacccagagtgacagATGACAGATGGGCTggttgaaataataaaattaggatGATACGGGGTCAGAAGCTgccctggggtgggtggggtataaataataataataataataataataataataataggcgaCCAGGGAGTTAGCTGAATGGGGTATTAATACTAgtatttataaaggtaaaggtacccctgcccgtacgggccagtcttgacagactctggggttgtgcgctcatctcactcaagaggccggggggccagcgctgtccggagacacttccgggtcacgtggccagcgtgacatcgctgctctggcgagccagagccgcacacggaaacgccgtttaccttcccgctagtaagcggtccctatttatctacttgcactttgacgtgctttcgaactgctaggtgggcaggcgctgggaccgaacgacgggagctcaacccgtcattgcggggattcgaaccgccgaccatgcgatcggcaagtcctaggctctgtggtttaacccacagcgccacccgcgtcccactagtaTTTATACtaatgctaattattattatcattattattgatgACCAGGGAATCATGCGGCTGGGGTATTaatacttcttcttcttaataCTTCTTCTTCTAAATACTACTTCTTCTTAATACTTCTTCTTAATACTTATACTACTACTTCAAGACCAGGGAGTTAGCTGGGTGGGGAGCAGATCCCCACCTCCCCTCCCAGAGGAAGGCCCTGCCTGTCACTGGGCAGGGACTGCCTTTTTTTGCAAAAGGAGCAACGCTGCCTGCAGATTTCTGGCCCTGGCTCCTTCTGAAAGCAGGAAGCCAGTGGTTTCCTTCTGGGCCTCGGACGTGGTGGTGCTTCTGCAGGGGACAGTTCCTGGGTGTGACCGAACAGTGGCAACGTCATGGTTTAGACTTCCGTTTCAGCTGCTAAAGATT containing:
- the TIMM13 gene encoding mitochondrial import inner membrane translocase subunit Tim13, with product MASGSGDFASGGRLDPGALMEQVKVQIAVANAQELLQRMTDKCFRKCIGKPGSSLDNSEQKCVAMCMDRYMDAWNTVSRAYNSRLQRERANM
- the RAB8A gene encoding ras-related protein Rab-8A: MAKTYDYLFKLLLIGDSGVGKTCALFRFSEDAFNATFISTIGIDFKIRTIELDGKKIKLQIWDTAGQERFRTITTAYYRGAMGIMLVYDITNEKSFENIRNWVRNIEEHASPDVEKMILGNKCDMNHKRQVSREQGEKLASSFGIKFMETSAKANINIENAFFTLARDIKAKMDKKLEGNSPQGSSQGVKITPELQKKTSFFRCTLL